Within Williamwhitmania taraxaci, the genomic segment TGATTTTCGGGCTGTAGCAATCCATGGCTCGCTCGCTCTCCGATATTCAGCCTTATACCAGGTTTCTGTACGTCAATACGCTAACTTTGCTGATGGCTTCTTTCAGATTTTGCCTCACGGCAAACACCCTTGCCATTCGCTAACACTTCCTTTCAACTCGGCGTGTAAAAGGACTTGCACCCTGCTAGAAATGGGCTATGCCCGACATACTAAACAGAAAACCCCGATTAGCATCGGGGTTTTCTGTTAAACAGTATCTAGACGAGCATACTCGTTCTTGTTTGATCGGCTTCAACCAGCCGGGTAAGTTCCACAAATTCGGCCACCGAAAGTTGTTCCGGACGCATCGTCAATAGTCGATGCTCGGGAAGTTCACCTCCATAGGCGCCACGGATAGAGTTCCTAATAGTTTTTCGCCGTTGGTTAAACGTAGATTTTACAATATTTACAAACAACTTCTCGTTGCATCCCAAATCGGTAACGTCATTTCGCGTTAGACGAATTACTGCCGATTTCACCTTAGGAGGGGGATCAAATACGCCCTCGTTAACGGTAAACAGATACTCAATCTTATAGTAGCATTGAAGCAGTACGCTTAAAATTCCATAGGTCTTGGTGCCTGGTTTCTCGGCAATCCGTTCGGCAACCTCCTTTTGAATCATTCCCACAACTTCCGGAATCATCTCGCGGTATTCCAGAACCTTGAAAAATATCTGGGAGGATATATTATAGGGAAAGTTCCCAATGATGGCGAGCGGACCGGGAAGTGATGATTCTAAATTCATCTTCAAAAAATCTTGCGAAAGCAGATGATCGCCAAGTTGCGGGTAGTGCAAATGCAGATATTCCACCGATTCCGTATCGATTTCCACTGCGTAAAGCGGAGTGGGTAGATCCACCAGGTACTGGGTTAAGACACCCATTCCCGGACCGATCTCCAGAATAGCCGCAACCTTTTCGCTCTTCAAACTATCGACTATTTTCTTGGCAATATTCTTATCGCGAAGGAAGTGCTGCCCCAGCTGCTTCTTTGGACGTACGTTCATGAATCATAATTTGCTGCAAAGGTCGTTAAAATTTGCAAGATTTTTTTACCCACAACAAAATGGTGCCTAAGCGGTCCTGAACTTGTATCTATAATAGTAAACCGCGAACATATTATACACAATGGATCCACTCTT encodes:
- the rsmA gene encoding 16S rRNA (adenine(1518)-N(6)/adenine(1519)-N(6))-dimethyltransferase RsmA, which codes for MNVRPKKQLGQHFLRDKNIAKKIVDSLKSEKVAAILEIGPGMGVLTQYLVDLPTPLYAVEIDTESVEYLHLHYPQLGDHLLSQDFLKMNLESSLPGPLAIIGNFPYNISSQIFFKVLEYREMIPEVVGMIQKEVAERIAEKPGTKTYGILSVLLQCYYKIEYLFTVNEGVFDPPPKVKSAVIRLTRNDVTDLGCNEKLFVNIVKSTFNQRRKTIRNSIRGAYGGELPEHRLLTMRPEQLSVAEFVELTRLVEADQTRTSMLV